A stretch of DNA from Kangiella sediminilitoris:
GTCGCGAAACACCCTTTTGGTAAATCAAAAGACAGTGTGACAGTTTCATCATTATGCCATTTGGACGTGACATTTTTAGGAAAACATACAAGAGCCCTACGATCTTCGTTAAAGCGCTTATTAGCCAATTTCTCAATTAGCACCTGATAATCAGCAAGCGCCTCTGTTTCAAAGGCTTTTGCTTCATGAAGAGGTTGAGATCGAGAGCCCGGCAAAGGCCCTGTCAGTAAAATATCATGCTCTTTAAACCTAGGTTGCTCAGCATCAAGCTCCTTAACAATAAAGCCTTTTTCCGAGCCACTCAGTTGCACATAGTCTCCTTCTAGTAAGGTTGAATGAAGGCCTTTTTCAATCCGCTTTGAAAGCACATGATTAAAAAGGAAAGAGCGCACTGAAGAATACAGCAACCCCTGCAAATTGCGATTCTTCAGCTTCTTATTAGACATTAATAAGTCAATACCACGCTCCAAGTTTGAAAGCTGGCTTGAGCCTTGGTTACCGAACCGCTGCTCACCAAAGTAGTTTGGGAATCCGTATTCAGCTACTTGTTGCAGACGCTGTTCAAACTCATCCTTTTTACCCTTAAACTCCCTCAAAGTGATATTAAAATGATTTGACTTAACCGCACCTATTCTTAATTTTTTATCATGGCGGACAGCCTCCAGAACCGTAACCTCATCATCGTTAAATTCTGGCCAGCTAGTCTCTTGTAAGAGAGGGAGTTGAACGCTGAACCACTGTCTGGCAACAGCAAACCTATCTTTTTTTCCTGCATAACCAATATCGGTAGGCTTTACATCGGCAAACCGTCTTAGCTTATGACATACTATATCCGTATTTACATTGTGCTTTTCAATATAGAGATAATGGTGAGCACCTTCTCCTGAAGGCTCGAAACGCAATGATTCCTCCACAACAAAGTCTTCTAGCAGGGACTTAAAGAGAGCCTCGCCTAATGGCTTACCATAAAATCTGTGCCAGTCGTAGCAGGCAACTTGTTTATAATCGTTCATTGCGACTTCTGTAACAGGCATACGGCATGAACCGCAATGCCTTCTTCTCGGCCAACGAACCCGAGTTTTTCGGTCGTGGTTGCTTTTAAATTAACCTGGGTCAGCTCGGAATTACAGATGGCGGCAATAACCTTTTTCATAGGCTCTATTTTAGAGGCCATCTTGGGCTTCTGGGCGACAATCGTCACATCAAGATTTCCAAGCTGATATCCTTCACTGCGAACAAGTGACATGACCGACTTCGTTAAGTCTTGGCTGTCAGCTCCGGCAAATTCATCGCTTGTGTCTGGGAAGTGGTGGCCAATGTCCCCCTTAGCAACGGCCCCCAGAAGTGCATCACAGACAGCATGTAATACAACATCGCCGTCTGAATGAGCCAGCAGCCCCTGTTCCCCTTCAAACAGCACGCCTCCCAGTATTAGCGGCTTATCACCACCAAATTTATGAACGTCATAGCCATGACCGATTCTGAACATAGATAGATCCCAATAACTTAGTTATCAGGATCTTACCTGCATTGATCGTTTGTGCCAAACCAATTGCTCAGCTTCGGCTATTTTTTCACCAATAGATGATAATTCTTTTCTTCCCTGATCATGAATTGACTGAACCGATTGTAATTTCATAAAACTTTGAACGCTTAAACCACTGGAGCGGTTAGCCGTTCCCATGGTTGGCAAGGTATGATTAGGTCCTGAACAATAATCGCCATAGGCTACTGCACTGTTTTCACCAACAAACAGCGAGCCAAAATTAATCAGTCTTCCCTGGTCAATCCTTGTATCCGCCAGTAGTAAGTGTTCAGCGGCATATTGATTACTAAAGTTCACCATCTCTTCAATCGATTGTGCCAGTAAAAGTACAATCTGATTTTGCTGCAATAACTCAGTTAGAGCCTCATCGGTTTCCAGTTGCTCTCTTACCTGATTCAACAACGACTGACTATCACTGACCAGTATGCTTTGCGCCTGAGGATCATGTTCTGCCTGAGCCGCCATATCGGCTATCAGCCACTCCTGATTTACCTCTTCATCAGCCAGTATCAGTAACTCACTGGGACCCGCAGCAACGTCAATTTGAACCCGGTTACTCAGTAACTGTTTTGCTATGTTTACATACTGATTACCCGGCCCCACAATCATTTGAACAGGGTTAATCTGCTGGTAACCAAAAGCAAGGGCTGCAATTGCCTGGGCCCCACCTATTTGAATAAACTGAGTAGCCCCTGCAAAACTAGCTGCCGCCAGAACTGCCGGGTGGTCAGATGGAGAGCAGGCAATTCGCTCTCGGCAACCAGCCAGCTTTGCAGGAATCAAAGTCATCAGTGCAGTCGATATCAGAGGAAAACGACCTCCCGGGATATAAGCGCCTATACGTTCAATCGGTTGATACCGAAAACCAAACTCTCCGCACTCATCCAGGTATGTGCTGTCACGCAACTGTTTACGCTGAAATTCGGCAAAAGCTTCTATCCGTTTTCCTGCAGCGACAATGGCATTTAATAAACCTGTTTCCAGTCCATACTGATCATAAGGCTTCAGCTCTATAAAGCGTGGCGAAAAACCATCAAACCGCTGACTAAGCTCTTCGATGGCAGGATCACCTTGCTCCACCACTTTATCAAGAAGCTCCCTGACCTGAGGCTCAATATCCGTAGCACTGTTGCTCAGCTCTCTCTGCCACTGGCTGCATGGCATAAAATCTAGTTGTTTACCCTGCATTTCGCGCCCCCAATTCACTAATAATTTCCTGGGCTGATACGCCCTTTGCCTTGGCGTTAACCAGAGCAAAGAATATTAAGTCTGCCGCTTCCCAGCGAACCTCGTCTGAGTCACTGGCTTCTATCAACTCCTGACACTCTTCGTTCAATTTTTCAATTTGCAGCTTTTCGCTTGAAAACAGTTTTTGAGTAAAAGACTGCGGGCTTGTAGTAGATTTCAACTCGTCCAGACGTTGCTCAAATACTCGATTGAGAGTGTTCAAATCAAACCCTCTATCCTGTGTAGCAAAACAGCTGTAACGCTCAAAGTGACAGGCATTACCCGACTGTCTGACCTTGAATAGTAAGGTATCACCATCACAGTCATAATCAACATTTACCAATTCCTGTGTGTTGCCGCTGGTCAAACCCTTCTCCCATAACTCTTGTCGTGAACGACTATAATAGACTCCAGCTTTTCGCTTAAACGCTTCCCGTAAGGAGTTTTCGCTGGAGTAAGCCAACATCAGCACCTGACTAGTTTCCGCATCCTGTACCACGGTTGGAATCAGTTCAGACTTATTAAAATCCAGACATTGGAACAAGGCATCTTCCAGACTCAATCTGCCAGTATAAACCGACATGCCGATTTGGCTGTTAGCACCAAGCTTATTAATGAACTCTACATCGTCCAGGGTTGTGATACCGCCCGCAACGGTCACTGGTATTTTTGAAGTTTTAATAACTTGCTCTATACGCTCGCGATCAACGCCTTTAAGCAGGCCTTCTTTTTGTACCTGGGTATATAAAAACTCGGAACAATTACTTTGGATTTCACTTATTAAATCGAGCACCTTGACTGTATCGGTTGACTGCCAGCCATGTGTTACCCAGTCATCGCCTTTGGCATCAATGGCGAATATCAGCTGGGATGCTGGAAGTTTTTTGACGAACTCAGAGCGGCAAGACGTACCCAGAATGACCTTTTTGGCTCCTGCTGATAAATATTCTCTAGCAGTATCATAGTCCCGTATGCCACCTCCGACACGACATGGATAGCGTTTGATTAACTGTTTGATTAGATCCTTGTTGCTGCCTCTTCCTAATGCCGCGTCCAAATCAATGATAGCTACTTCGCCATACAACGAAAACTTTTCCAGTAATCCAAAAACATCGGATTCCTCAACAATCTTTCGATCAGGGTTCCCCTGCTCAAGCTGTACGGCCTTGCCGTCTAATAAATCAATACTTGGAATTAACATAAAAACTCCTAACCCCGCCTTTAGCGAGTTAAAATATTCTGTGACTTTAAAACTTGTTTAACATCATTAACCGAGTACTCGGCACGATGAAACATGCCTGCAGCCAGTGCTGCATCGCTTCCGGCTATATAGGTGTCGACAAAATGCTGGGCATTTGAAGCACCTCCTGAAGCAATCACCTGAATTCCTCTTTCAAAAGCTACACGACTCATTAACTCATTATCAAAACCAATACCGGTTCCATCTCTATGCATGGCTGTGAGCAAGATTTCACCAGCCCCTCTTTGCTCAACTTCTTCAAACCAGTCAAAGGCATTAACATCTGTTTTAACATGTCCTCCACTAACATAAACGGCATAGTCATCATGCTCATCTTTATTGACGTCAATTGCCACAACCACGCATTGTGAACCAAAACCTTCGGCAATTTCGTTTATCAAGCTGGGATTCTTTATTGCAGCAGAGTTAAGCGCGACCTTGTCGGCACCAGCCGCAAGGAACTGGGCAACATCAGTGTAACTATTCAAGCCACCACCAACGGTAAATGGTATGGATAAATTCTTGGCGACCCGGGTCACCGTATCTAAAGCATTTGCCCTGTTTTCGAGCGTAGCTTTAATATCAAGAAAAACGATCTCGTCTGCGCCCTGTTCTTGATATTTCAGAGCAAGATCAACAGGGTCTCCCATATCAACCAGACCTTTAAAATTTACTCCCTTAACCACGCGGCCATTAGCTACATCAAGGCAGACAATCACTCTTGGAATTAAGCCTTCATCCCGATTTAGTTCAGACATTGCTTCATGACCTCCTCACCAACGGCACCCGACTTTTCAGGATGAAACTGAAATGCCCATAGATTCCCTTTATTAATCGCAGAAACAAATTCTTCACCATAGGTAACCGTCGCGCTGGTTACCTCAGAGCTTTTTACGCCGTAGCTATTCACAAAATAAACCACTTTCTGATCCAGGATGTCATTGCTGGAATCCAGTTTTGCCCAGCCGACCATTGGCTGCTTAGGACTCTCTAACCGTCCTACCTTACCCTTAAAAATACTCAGCCCCACTACTCCGGGATCTTCTGCAGAAGATTCGAACAACACCTGCAAACCAACGCAAATACCCACCAGTGGTTTGTCAGCCTTAATCCAATCCTTAATCACATGACCCAGACCGCTGGCATTTAACTGCTCCATAACCTGACCGAACCGCCCTTGCCCCGGCACCACCAAAGCATCAACCTCGCTGTCCACATCCTCCGGCTGATCAATCATTAGCGGTTTAAGACCAATTCTTTTTAAGCAGGCAAATAAGCTGAATAAATTGCCGGCTTTGGTATTGATAACACCAACTCTCTTGCCCTTTATGTCGCTAGCAGTCCCGGTCATAACATCCCCTTAGTACTGTTCTCACGCTCACTCACCTGTAATGCGTCACGCAAAGCAAAAGCTAAACCTTTAAAACTGGCTTCTACCAGGTGGTGATTGTTATCGAAATACTCTGTTTTAATGTGCAGAGTTATAGCGCTGTTGATGGCAAAGGTATAAAAGAAGTGTTTCCACATCTCTGTTCCAATTCCACCCAGCATTTCTCGAGTAAACGGTAAGTCTGTAATGGCATAAGCACGGCCGCATACGTCAACCGCCACCATTAACAAGCTAGCATCCATTGGTAGTAAGCGCTGACCGTAACGTACAATTTTCCCCTGTTGACGCCAAGCCTGATTAAAAGCTTGCCCGAGGCAAATAGCGACATCCTCAATTAGGTGATGATCATCAACCTCTAAGTCTCCTACCGATCTTAAATTCAAATCCCAGCCCGCATGAGTAGCCAGTTGATTAAGCATGTGATCAAAGAACGGTAGCCCCGTATCAATCCTCACACCTTGTTTACCATTGATATTCAATGATAATTGAATTGAGGTTTCCTTGGTTTTACGCTCTAGCTGTATCGTTTCACTCATAGCAAAGACTCCAATTGATTGACATTGTCGAGCACCAGATCAGCACCACCTTCATACAAAGACTCGTCGCCAATGCCGATAGCGATCACTCCAGCCCTGTTGGCCGCGACCATATCATCGGGCGTATCACCCAGCATCCAGCCGTTTTCTTTGCCGAAATAACGAAGGGCTTTAATGATTCCTTCAGGTTCCGGTTTTGATACCTCTACATCGTCGTCACTGATCACAAGACAATTATTGGCTCCTATCATTCTGGCACCTTCTACCGCCTCGTCTTTTGGCCTACCGGTAACAATTGCGGTCTTAATGGTACGCGTATTAGTGACGAATAACTGTGTAGACAGTTGCCGCTCGATGAATGGTTTCTCTAATTCTTTTAAACCTTTGTTTTTCTCGCTGCCTTGGTAAAAACTCTGAAAAACGTCAATAACAGCATTAAGATCTGTTTCATAACCAGATTGTTGAACCAACTCTAAACTCAACACCCAGTCATTGTTAAAGCCACCTTTACTTCTTAGCTTTTCAATATCGGATTGCTCGACCGTTTTGCCAGCAATGTGCTCGACTGTGGCCTTTATCGCCTGATCATAGCTTTGCCTCGTATCAATAAGCACACCATCCATATCAAAACAGATTAGTTCTGGCTTTAAAGCAAGTCCTAGAGCATTGAGTAGTGGTTTTAAGTAAAACGGTATCGTGATTCGAATAGCATTGATCTTTTTATCTTTAGCACTCAAACCAGCTAGCTCAGTTTTAATAATGATATTGCGTTTTTCACAGGCAGCCTTTATTAACCGGAGTTTGTTTTCATTGCCCTGAATGAACAGGAAGTTAGCACTGCTATCAACAACCTTTAAGCCTGCAGATTTTAACAGCACGACAACTTGCTCACGGTTTTGACTAATCGTTCCTGCATAGTTATTAACTTCCAGCCTGGCACTATCGGTAAATGCTTTCTTTGCTACTTCAATGGTTGGAGCCGGTAGGTTAAACGGCATCGCCAGACGCGCAAATTCGATGACAATTTTGGATTGGCCCAACAGGTATCCACAACGGATTCCAGCCAGTCCAAAAGCCTTCGACAAGGTTCTTAATACAATGAGATTATCAAACTCTTCCAGTAGCTTTAGGGAATAATCTTCATCTTTGCACGCAAACTCTATGTAAGCTTCATCCAGAAAAACCTGTGCATTTTTTTCCTTGGCTTGCTGACAAACTCGATATAACTCATCTTCAGATATAAGTTCGCCTGTGGGATTATTTGGGCTGGTGATAATTAAGATACTCCCTTCCGAGACCTCACTCAGCGCACCTTGCAAATCAATTCGCATATCATCCAGCGGCTCTATAAGAGTCATGTCCGCACTCCAAGTGACTTTTCCTGCGAGGTACTGGCTAAAGGCCGGTAACGGTAATATGAGTCGACGTTGTTGCAAACAAGCATATTTAAACAGTAACTCAATGGCTTCATCACCACCATTGGTTAACAGCAATTGCTCCTTATTCAAACCATAATATTGAGCCACCTGATCTTCTAAGCCAGTTTTGTCAGGGTACTTCCACAAACACTCTGTAGAGATGGTTTCCGTGGTCAACCATAATGGACGACTGTCAGAGCGCTCATTAAAGTCCAGTTTAAGTACTTTTCTGCTACCAGCCTCCCCCTGATATGCCTCAAAGTTATTCTGATATAAAGGTTTCATAGCGCTTTCCTGATTGGTGTTTCTAAAATATCTGTGGCGCCGGCAGCAATCAGCTGTGGCAATAAATCCTTTATAAGTTTACGTTCGATGGCTGCCTTAATGGCAAAACCGTCCGAGTTATAGAGTTCACTAACCGTGGGAGAACGCATTGCAGGTAAAAGATCTACTACTTTCTGTACGTTATCCTTATTGCAATTCATTTCAAGTAGAACCCGTTTACGTCCGTTCATGACACCCCGCATCAGCAGTAGCAAGTCGTCAATCTGCTTTTTCTTTTCAGGGTTCTTTAAAATTTCTTTGTTAGCTATAAACTGTGTTGAGCTTTCGATAACCGTATCAACAATCTTTAAACGGTTTGCTCTTATGGTAGATCCGGTGCTGGTATTATCAATAATCATGTCGGCATCTTCCGGAGGGAAGACTTCTGTGGCACCATAAGCACGCAATAACTTAAATGGAACGCCTAACCGAGTAAGATAATCATTAGCTATCTTTTTATACTCGGATGCTACAATAATGTTTCGTTGCTTAACTTCATCCCAGTCCCATTCCTCAGGGATACAGGACACCAGGCGAACCGGGTTAAATCCAAGATCCATCAAAACTTCAACGTCTGCTTCCTGCTCTATAATCCAGTCCATTCCAGCGAAACCTATATCGTGCTGCCCAAGCGCTACCATCTCAGGAATATTCTGGCTCTTAAGTAATTTTACTTCGATGTCACAGCCATAAAGCGTCGGACGATAATTACGACTGTCACCCACTAAAGTTAACCCTATCTCAGAGAGAAGGTCTTCAACCTTATTAAATAACTTCCCTTTTGGAACTACCATTTTTAATGTCATCACAGACTCCTAAAATTAAATCATTAATACCTGAAAACGAAAAAACCCGTTGACCTTTCGGAGCAACGGGTTTGAAAATCAATCATGAGTATTTTAATTAAGCACTACTCATTCCACCGTCGCTCGCGCAGTGTATGATGGTGATGATGATGTAATGCTTTACTGAAACTCATTCTCTAAACCTTTTGTTCAAACATAAAAAAAGCCCCGCTCATTTGGCGGGGCTTTCTATAATTCTTTAATACTACTTACATTATTAAAGACAATAGCTCACCGCCAACGCATTTGCGTGGTAATGATGGTGATGTGTTGCGTTTAATAATGTTTTCATATGCTGTGATTAAAACGTATCCAACAAAACCTGTCAATCCCCTGGGGCAATAAAAACGCTAAATGAACTTAGTCATAAACAAACTGTGGGGATCTTCGCTGTATTCACCGAAAGGGGCAGTCTCCATAAACCCAAACTTGCGGTAAAGGGCAATAGCTGGCTCAAAGGCTTTGTGAGTACCGGTTTCCAGACTTAACCGCCGATATCCCCTACTCTTAGCTTCCGATAACATGACCTCTAATAAACGGCTTGATACACCTCGCCTGAGAAAGACTTTAGCAGTTCTCATCGACTTCACTTCAGCATGAGTCTCTGATAACTCTTTAAGGGCTCCACACCCAGCTATTTGATCTCCCTGCCAGGCACTCCAAAAAGTCAGGGATGGATGCTTTAGTTCAGCCACATCAAGTGCATGAATGCTCTCTGGCGGCGAGTACTGAAACATTTCTCTGCGATGCTCCTCCAGCAAGCGCATAATACCCTGGTCCTGTAAATCATCGACTTTTATTAACAGCTCTTTCACGCAAATACTCCTGATAAACTCTTATAATGCATCCTTTCCAATCTCACCGGTTCTCAAACGTACAACGGTCTCCAGATTCGTTACAAAAATCTTTCCGTCGCCAATCTTACCAGTCTTAGCTGTATTGATTATCGTTTCCACGACACGGTCTACTTGACTGTCATCCACGGCGACTTCGATTTTTGCTTTCGGTAGAAAATCCACCATATATTCTGCACCACGATATAGTTCAGTGTGCCCCTTCTGGCGACCAAAACCCTTGACTTCTGTTACGGTCATACCGGTAACATTCATCTCTGTTAAAGCCTGACGCACTTCATCCAAACGAAACGGCTTAATAATAGCAGTAATTAATTTCATGGCGTCACCTCTCTAACTTTTAGTAAATTCTGGGTAAGCTTCAAGACCGCACTCTTCCTGGTCGGCTCCCTCATATTCATATTCATCATTAATACGAATACCCAGTGTCTTTTTAATTACCAGCCATACAGCAAAGCTAGCCAAGAAAGTCCATAATGTAATCACGCCCACTCCAAGTAGCTGGCTTATGAGCTCAGACTTACCATTGGTCAGGGGCACTACCAATAATCCTAAAATCCCGCCCACGCCATGGACCGAAATAGCTCCAACTGGATCATCTATTTTTAGACGATCAAAGGTCACGATAGAAACCATAATCAAAACACCGGCAATTAAGCCATAAACTAAAGCAATCAACGGTGTGGGTGAGACAGGATCAGCGGTGATAGTAACTAAACCTCCTAAAACGCCATTTAAGATCATTGTCAGATCCGCTCGACCGTAACGAATTTTCGAGAATATCAGTGCACCAACACCACCAGCAGCAGCTGCCGTATTGGTATTCAAAAGAATAAGTGCCACGGTATTGGCTTTATTAACGTTGGACATTTCCAGTAATGAACCACCGTTAAAGCCAAACCACCCCATCCATAGGATCAACGTGCCCAAGGTTGCCAATGGAATATTCGCTCCGGGAAAGGCTTTTATTACGTTTCCAGGGCCATACTTTCCTTTTCGCGGCCCAAGCAATAATACACCCGCAAAAGCGGCTACAGCACCACACAAGTGCACCACACCAGAACCTGCAAAATCGTAGAAGCCGGCCGTTTCTAGGAATCCCAAACCCCATTTCCAGTAGCCTTGGATTGGATAGATCAAAGCTGTCATGAAGAAGCAGAAAATAAGAAAAGCCCAGAGCTTCATTCTCTCTGCTACAGCGCCCGACACGATTGACATGGCTGTCGCCACAAAAACCAGCTGGAAAAAGATCCCACCGACCGTCGAGATGCTAGCACCTTCTGTCATAGCTTCTTCTGCCGATAAGTCGGTATAGCTCGGGAAAGAGAAACCCGGAAACCAGCTATTTACAGCGGCATCGGGATACATTATCTGATAGCCAATCAATAGATAAGATAAACTGGCAATAGAGTACAACGCGATGTTTTTAGTCAGTATTTCTACCGTATTCTTTGCTCTCACCAGCCCAGCCTCTAGCATAGTAAATCCAGCGGCCATCCACATGACTAAGATTGCGAATGATAAAACATAAAAAGTATTGAGCGCATAGCTCAGTTCAAAAATAGGTAAGTCTGATTGCATGGCTTGTTCCATAGTTCCCCCGAATTTCCTTATTATTCATACCATGGTCATACCAGATAACAAAAGACGGCAGAAACAAAAAATGCACCTTGTTGGTGCATTTCCTATCATCTTTTTAAAATTAGCACCTATATGGTGCAAGAAGTTATTTTTTGTTATTCAGCCACAAAGATGCAAGAAATAAATCTTCTGGCTCCGTTATTTTTATATTTTTACGAGAGCCAATCACCAATGAAGGATGATAACCCGATAACTCCATCGCAGAGGCTTCGTCTGTTATTAACTGCTGCCTGGATAAAGCTAACTCAATGGAACGTATTAATGAATCTACAGGAAACAACTGTGGGGTCTGCGCTAACCATATAGATTCACGATCGATGGTCCTATCTATTGTCTGTTTATGATTTGCCTGCTTTACGGTATCAGTAACACCAATGGCTAGAATCGCGCCATCCGGTGACGAATCCCTGGAATGAATCAAATCGTCAATGTGTTCTGATTTAAGGCAAGGTCTTGCAGCATCATGAACCATGACCCAGTCATGATGACTTACTTCCTGCTCCTGAATAGCATGCAAACCGGCCAGTACAGAGTCCACTCGCTCTTTACCCCCGATAACAGTAACTACTCGCGAGTTATTCTTAAAAGGAAGTTCTTGCCAGTGACTATCTTTGGGGTTGAGTACGACTATAACTTTATGGATTTTTGAGTGTTCGAGAAAACGATTAATACTATGTTCGAGAATGGTTTTATCGTCAATCTCCAGATACTGTTTTGGTGTATCTGAATTCATTCTGGAACCAATCCCTGCGGCAGGAATGACTGCCCAAATACGACCGGAGCTCATATATTAAGCCTCGTTAATGAGAGTCTAAAATTCGAATAAACACTTCACCTTCTTTGATCATTCCCAACTGATAACGGGCACGCTCTTCTATTGCGTCAGTTCCATTTCTCAGGTCATTGATCTCAGCAACGATCTTTTGGTTTCTTAGTGCTAATTCTTTATTTTCTATTTTGATATTATCTATTTTCTGATGTTGTAAGTTTATTTCTCGAAAAGAAGATTCTCCGAACCATATTCGGTACTGTAAGGTCATCAAAATAATGACTAATATCAGAGCAATCCACTTCATATGATAAACAATGCCAGAAAAAGAGTCCTAAATAAAGTAATTGCTGCGGTTATAAACCGCAGCAATTACAGCCTTTAAAACTTGAAAGCACTTTTACCCGGATATGGCGCTTTACCATCCAGCTCGCCTTCAATACGTAGCAATTGATTGTATTTAGCCACACGATCTGATCGACATAGCGAGCCAGTCTTGATTTGACCCGCAGCAGTCGCCACTGCCAAATCAGCAATAGTGGTGTCTTCTGTTTCACCACTTCGGTGTGAGATAACTGCGGTATAACCTGCTTTATGGGCCATATCGATAGCAGCTAGCGTTTCTGTCAATGTACCGATCTGGTTAACTTTAATCAGGATGGAGTTGGCAATGCCTTTGTCGATACCTTCCTGAAGAATTTTAGTATTAGTAACAAATAAATCGTCACCGACTAGCTGACACTTATCACCAACTTTTTCAGTAAGAATTTTCCAGCCATCCCAGTCGCCTTCATCCATACCATCTTCAATCGAAACGATTGGGTAACGCTCAACCCAGTCAGCTAAATAATCAGCGAACTCTTCCGAGGTTAGTTCTTTGTTTTCAGATGCCAGATGATACTTGCCATCTTTATAGAATTCACTTGATGCAATATCCAGTGCTAAAGCAACGTCTTGACCAAGCTTGTAACCAGCTTTATCGACTGCTTCTACGATAGCTTGAATCGCTTCTTCGTTAGAACCAAGGTCTGGCGCAAAGCCACCCTCATCACCCACAGCTGTATTCAAACCTTTAGCCTGAAGTACCTTGCGCAGGTTATGGAAGATTTCTGCCCCCATGCGCAGCGCTTCAGAAAATGTTGGCGCTCCTACTGGCATGATCATAAATTCCTGGATATCAACGTTGTTGTCCGCATGTTCACCACCGTTGATAATATTCATCATTGGTACTGGCATAGAGAACTTGCCATCACGGCTAATATGCTCGAACAGTGACTTGCCAGAAGCCATAGCTGCTGCTTTGGCGTTAGCCAGTGATACAGCCAAAATTGAGTTAGCGCCTAATTTTTCTTTATTCTCAGTACCGTCAAGATCCAACATAATCTGATCAATAGCGGCCTGGTCAGAGGCATCATGACCAACAAGAGCGTTCTTAATGTCATTGTTTACGTATGCAACTGCTTTTAATACGCCTTTTCCTAAATAACGAGAAGTATCACCGTCTCGTAATTCCAACGCTTCACGAGAACCTGTAGAAGCACCTGATGGTGAACAAGCAATGGCTTTAATACCATTTTCTAAAATCACTTCAGCTTCAACTGTCGGATTACCACGAGAATCTAAAACTTCACGTCCAATAACATTTTTGATTTTCAAAATCACACCCTCTAATGTTTTATAGAATCAAAACAAATAATTAAAAAATTAAATTACAGTAAATCGCCGCTACCAAAATCGCTGATAGAATCTTCAGCAAACCCTGCCTGCTTAACGATATTATCCAGCTCCTTCATGACTTTGAGTGTTTCTTCAATACGGTACATAGGGAAGGAGTTTGGTCCATCACACTTGG
This window harbors:
- the truD gene encoding tRNA pseudouridine(13) synthase TruD, producing the protein MNDYKQVACYDWHRFYGKPLGEALFKSLLEDFVVEESLRFEPSGEGAHHYLYIEKHNVNTDIVCHKLRRFADVKPTDIGYAGKKDRFAVARQWFSVQLPLLQETSWPEFNDDEVTVLEAVRHDKKLRIGAVKSNHFNITLREFKGKKDEFEQRLQQVAEYGFPNYFGEQRFGNQGSSQLSNLERGIDLLMSNKKLKNRNLQGLLYSSVRSFLFNHVLSKRIEKGLHSTLLEGDYVQLSGSEKGFIVKELDAEQPRFKEHDILLTGPLPGSRSQPLHEAKAFETEALADYQVLIEKLANKRFNEDRRALVCFPKNVTSKWHNDETVTLSFDLPKGCFATSLLRELVVTNQMNTKTE
- the hisD gene encoding histidinol dehydrogenase; amino-acid sequence: MQGKQLDFMPCSQWQRELSNSATDIEPQVRELLDKVVEQGDPAIEELSQRFDGFSPRFIELKPYDQYGLETGLLNAIVAAGKRIEAFAEFQRKQLRDSTYLDECGEFGFRYQPIERIGAYIPGGRFPLISTALMTLIPAKLAGCRERIACSPSDHPAVLAAASFAGATQFIQIGGAQAIAALAFGYQQINPVQMIVGPGNQYVNIAKQLLSNRVQIDVAAGPSELLILADEEVNQEWLIADMAAQAEHDPQAQSILVSDSQSLLNQVREQLETDEALTELLQQNQIVLLLAQSIEEMVNFSNQYAAEHLLLADTRIDQGRLINFGSLFVGENSAVAYGDYCSGPNHTLPTMGTANRSSGLSVQSFMKLQSVQSIHDQGRKELSSIGEKIAEAEQLVWHKRSMQVRS
- the hisH gene encoding imidazole glycerol phosphate synthase subunit HisH, whose product is MTGTASDIKGKRVGVINTKAGNLFSLFACLKRIGLKPLMIDQPEDVDSEVDALVVPGQGRFGQVMEQLNASGLGHVIKDWIKADKPLVGICVGLQVLFESSAEDPGVVGLSIFKGKVGRLESPKQPMVGWAKLDSSNDILDQKVVYFVNSYGVKSSEVTSATVTYGEEFVSAINKGNLWAFQFHPEKSGAVGEEVMKQCLN
- the hisI gene encoding phosphoribosyl-AMP cyclohydrolase — encoded protein: MLIPSIDLLDGKAVQLEQGNPDRKIVEESDVFGLLEKFSLYGEVAIIDLDAALGRGSNKDLIKQLIKRYPCRVGGGIRDYDTAREYLSAGAKKVILGTSCRSEFVKKLPASQLIFAIDAKGDDWVTHGWQSTDTVKVLDLISEIQSNCSEFLYTQVQKEGLLKGVDRERIEQVIKTSKIPVTVAGGITTLDDVEFINKLGANSQIGMSVYTGRLSLEDALFQCLDFNKSELIPTVVQDAETSQVLMLAYSSENSLREAFKRKAGVYYSRSRQELWEKGLTSGNTQELVNVDYDCDGDTLLFKVRQSGNACHFERYSCFATQDRGFDLNTLNRVFEQRLDELKSTTSPQSFTQKLFSSEKLQIEKLNEECQELIEASDSDEVRWEAADLIFFALVNAKAKGVSAQEIISELGARNAG
- the hisB gene encoding imidazoleglycerol-phosphate dehydratase HisB, which produces MSETIQLERKTKETSIQLSLNINGKQGVRIDTGLPFFDHMLNQLATHAGWDLNLRSVGDLEVDDHHLIEDVAICLGQAFNQAWRQQGKIVRYGQRLLPMDASLLMVAVDVCGRAYAITDLPFTREMLGGIGTEMWKHFFYTFAINSAITLHIKTEYFDNNHHLVEASFKGLAFALRDALQVSERENSTKGML
- the ispF gene encoding 2-C-methyl-D-erythritol 2,4-cyclodiphosphate synthase, with the translated sequence MFRIGHGYDVHKFGGDKPLILGGVLFEGEQGLLAHSDGDVVLHAVCDALLGAVAKGDIGHHFPDTSDEFAGADSQDLTKSVMSLVRSEGYQLGNLDVTIVAQKPKMASKIEPMKKVIAAICNSELTQVNLKATTTEKLGFVGREEGIAVHAVCLLQKSQ
- the hisF gene encoding imidazole glycerol phosphate synthase subunit HisF, with protein sequence MSELNRDEGLIPRVIVCLDVANGRVVKGVNFKGLVDMGDPVDLALKYQEQGADEIVFLDIKATLENRANALDTVTRVAKNLSIPFTVGGGLNSYTDVAQFLAAGADKVALNSAAIKNPSLINEIAEGFGSQCVVVAIDVNKDEHDDYAVYVSGGHVKTDVNAFDWFEEVEQRGAGEILLTAMHRDGTGIGFDNELMSRVAFERGIQVIASGGASNAQHFVDTYIAGSDAALAAGMFHRAEYSVNDVKQVLKSQNILTR